From the [Chlorobium] sp. 445 genome, the window CTAAAGGCCGTGAGAGTGCAATGTCGGAGACCACAGAAACGTATGTGAATATCTTCTGGGAAGTGCTCGATGAAATTCTTAACGCGGTGCTCTTTATTCTGATTGGCTTGGAAGCATTAGTGGTTTCACTTACACCAAGCTATGCAATGGCTGGTGCACTTGCTATTGTGATTACCCTGCTGGCAAGGCTCATTGCAGTTGGTCTTCCTATCACCTTGATGCGACTACGCAGGGAGTTTGTACCCCGCACAATTCGTGTGATGACTTGGGGCGGTTTGCGTGGCGGTATTTCTGTTGCACTTGCCTTGTCGCTGCCTGTGGAACTTCAGCGCGAGTTAATTTTGTCTATTACTTATATCGTTGTGGTCTTCTCGATTATTGTGCAAGGGCTCACAGTGAAGTGGCTCGTCAAAGAGATGTCAGACCTACGCACAGAAGTGGCCACATGATTTTCATGAACACCAAACCTACAGCTAAGCTATGAAATATCACATTCTCTGGGCTGATGATGAAATTGAATACCTCAAGCCGCATGTGTTTTTTCTCAACGAAAAAGGCTATGAAGTAACCACTGTTACCAATGGTGAAGACGCTGTGCAACTTTCGCGCACACGCAAGTACGACATCATCTTCCTCGATGAGCAAATGCCAGGGATAGGCGGACTTCATGCACTTTTGGAAATCAAAGCCAATACACCTGCGACACCTATCGTGATGATTACGAAGAACGAGACGGAATCGATTATGGATGAAGCGATTGGCAAAAATATTTCGGAGTATCTTATCAAGCCAGTCAATCCAAATCAAATTCTGATAGCATGCAAAAAATTGCTTGATGCAGAGAAAATCAAGAGCTATTCGATTACGCAAAGCTACATTCAGGAGTTTAACCGCATTTCACGCATACTTGTGGAACCGCTTGATGCTTCAGGGTGGATTGACATCTATCAACGCCTTGCGCAGTGGGAGGTAGAACTCGATAACTATCCACAAGTTGAACTACGCCAGACGCTTTTAGACCAAAAACGCGAATGCAATTTGGAGTTTGGTAAGTTCGTTGAGCGCAACTACCGTGAGTGGATTTTCTCTGACCGCGCCACACGTCCGATGCTCTCAGTTGATGTCTTGGAACGCAAGGTTGTCCCTGCCATTCAGGATGGTGAGACCGTATTTTTCTTTGTTGTAGATTGCTTGCGCTATGATCAGTGGCTTGTGATAGAAAACATTTTGCAGCCTTATTTCAACATTGAGCGTGAGGCTTATTTCAGCATTCTGCCAACGGCTACAGCCTATGCGCGCAATGCTATCTTCAGCGGACTTTTCCCCGTTGAGATGGAAAAACGCTACACCACACTTTGGCAAGCCAGTCAAGACAACGAAAACAGTAAAAACATCCACGAGCCTGATTTTCTTGAGGACTTTTTCAAACGTCGCCGCTTGCCAATCAAGGACTTCAAGTACACGAAACTGATTGGTGCAGAAGACAGCAAAAACTTAGAGCAAAACCTCTTGGGGTATTTGAAGTACCCGCTTAACGCTGTGGTCGTAAACTTCGTTGATATTTTGGCGCATAGCCGCTCTGACTCGCAAGTCATCAAAGAACTTTCGCCTGATGAAGTTGCTTTCCGTAGCCTGACACAAACGTGGTTTGAGCACTCTGCTTTTCTTAGAATGCTTAAAGCCCTCGCTAAGCAAAAGGTTACGATTTTTATCACAACCGACCATGGGAGCATTCGCTGCTTGCGCAGCACCAAAGTTATCGGTGACCGTGAGGCTTCAACCAATCTACGCTACAAATACGGACGCAATCTGCAATGCGAACAAAAACATGCTGTCTATATCAAAAACCCAAACGATTGGAAATTGCCACAGCACGGGCTCAATGTCAATTACATTATTGCAAAAGAAGATTATTACTTCGTCTATCCGACGAACTACCACAAGTTTATCAACTACTACAAAGATTCTTTCCAGCATGGTGGCATTTCACTCGAGGAAGTTATTGTACCGATGATTACGCTGCGCACAAACTAAATTCTTGTGTTAGGCAAAGTTTTTCAGCGCAGTCTGCCCCTTAGGCTTCAATAAGCCGCTTTGCTCGTTCGTAGATAAACTGCACCTGTTCATCAATTGAAAGATGTGAGGTGTCGAGCGTAATAGCGTCAGGGGCTTTACGCATGGGCGCAATACTTCGCTCAGTGTCGGCTTTGTCGCGCTGGGCAATTTCTTCTTCAAGCTCCGCGATGGTAATATCCACAGTACCCGTCTTACTTTTTTCCAACAGTTCTTCATAGCGGCGCTTGGCACGCTCTTTAACGCTGGCGGTCATAAAAATTTTGAGCTCAGCGTCTGGGAAAATTACAGTACCGATATCGCGCCCATCCATTACGACACCGCGCGCCTCACCAATTTTGCGCTGACACACCGCGAGCTTTTCTCGAACAAGTTTTAACGCACTGACCTTGCTTACCAGACGCGAAACCTCATTGCTACGAATGAGATGCGAGACGTTTTCACAGTCCAAAAAAACATTCTCACCTTCAAGGTGCACATCGGTCTGGTCTAAGAATTCTTTCAAGCGTGATTCGTCTGAAAAGAGTTCATCGCAAAATGGTGAGCGCAGAAATTTAAGCGTGATAGCACGATACATCGCGCCTGTATCAATGTAAGTGTAACCAAGCCGCTTTGCTAAGGCTTTGGCAGTTGTGCTTTTACCTGAAGCTGCTGGTCCGTCTATTGCAATGATGATCTTTTTCAAAGCACCTTGAATTC encodes:
- a CDS encoding cytidylate kinase; its protein translation is MKWTLLRANSGLHYQPLAIECLQLNDNSRKARQTTFKPRIQGALKKIIIAIDGPAASGKSTTAKALAKRLGYTYIDTGAMYRAITLKFLRSPFCDELFSDESRLKEFLDQTDVHLEGENVFLDCENVSHLIRSNEVSRLVSKVSALKLVREKLAVCQRKIGEARGVVMDGRDIGTVIFPDAELKIFMTASVKERAKRRYEELLEKSKTGTVDITIAELEEEIAQRDKADTERSIAPMRKAPDAITLDTSHLSIDEQVQFIYERAKRLIEA
- a CDS encoding response regulator, encoding MKYHILWADDEIEYLKPHVFFLNEKGYEVTTVTNGEDAVQLSRTRKYDIIFLDEQMPGIGGLHALLEIKANTPATPIVMITKNETESIMDEAIGKNISEYLIKPVNPNQILIACKKLLDAEKIKSYSITQSYIQEFNRISRILVEPLDASGWIDIYQRLAQWEVELDNYPQVELRQTLLDQKRECNLEFGKFVERNYREWIFSDRATRPMLSVDVLERKVVPAIQDGETVFFFVVDCLRYDQWLVIENILQPYFNIEREAYFSILPTATAYARNAIFSGLFPVEMEKRYTTLWQASQDNENSKNIHEPDFLEDFFKRRRLPIKDFKYTKLIGAEDSKNLEQNLLGYLKYPLNAVVVNFVDILAHSRSDSQVIKELSPDEVAFRSLTQTWFEHSAFLRMLKALAKQKVTIFITTDHGSIRCLRSTKVIGDREASTNLRYKYGRNLQCEQKHAVYIKNPNDWKLPQHGLNVNYIIAKEDYYFVYPTNYHKFINYYKDSFQHGGISLEEVIVPMITLRTN